The Solanum pennellii chromosome 11, SPENNV200 genome contains a region encoding:
- the LOC107004590 gene encoding patellin-3-like produces MAEETKKPASDETTPATTVSDVPVQEKEPEPVPVPETPEKSAAPVTEETDKEKAPVTESASFKEESNKVEELPNPEQKALAELKELVQDALNKHEFTAPPVKEEEKKPEAESVAVAVAEEEKKEESAAEEPTTDAAPATAEPVKEEPPVPAAVVEEKKETPPVVEEKKEVPPVVEEKKETPASAEPSETVDKVTEKVTAEEEDGSKAVEEIKETIVEVTATSTAPVEEDAAVPAEEVAATEEEVSIWGIPLLADERSDVILLKFLRARDFKVKEAFAMLKSVVAWRKEFNIDELLEEDLSGLGLEKVVYNHGVDKEGHPVCYNAFGAFQDNELYQNTFADKEKMDKFLRWRIQFMEKSIRNLDFSPDGICTFVQVIDLKNSPGLYLYKKELRQATNRALQLLQDNYPEFVAKQVFINVPWWYPAYYRMINALFTTRTKSKFVFAGASRSAETLFKYIVPEQVPVQYGGLSREGEQEFTIADSATEDTVKPASKHTIEFPVTEKSNFVWEARVVGWDVCYGAEFVPSAEGGYTIIVEKSRKIAAANETVITNNYTAPEAGKMVLTFDNQTSKRKKLVYRSKAKSSD; encoded by the exons ATGGCTGAAGAAACCAAGAAACCTGCTTCTGATGAGACTACGCCAGCGACAACTGTGTCTGATGTCCCTGTGCAGGAAAAGGAACCTGAACCGGTACCTGTTCCTGAGACACCCGAAAAATCTGCTGCTCCGGTGACGGAGGAAACTGATAAGGAAAAAGCTCCAGTTACTGAATCTGCTTCTTTTAAGGAAGAGAGCAATAAAGTTGAAGAACTACCAAATCCTGAACAAAAGGCTTTAGCggagttgaaagagttggttCAAGATGCTCTGAACAAACATGAATTCACTGCTCCTCCGGTCAAGGAGGAGGAAAAGAAACCAGAGGCTGAATCAGTAGCTGTTGCTGTGGCAGAGGAGGAGAAAAAGGAAGAATCTGCTGCTGAGGAACCCACCACCGATGCTGCACCGGCAACCGCAGAGCCGGTGAAGGAAGAACCACCAGTTCCAGCAGCTGTGgtagaagagaagaaagaaactCCACCTGTAgtggaagagaagaaagaagttCCACCTGTTgtggaagagaagaaagaaactCCGGCGTCAGCAGAGCCATCGGAGACGGTTGATAAAGTGACTGAAAAGGTTACAGCAGAGGAGGAGGATGGTTCTAAAGCCGTTGAAGAAATCAAAGAGACGATTGTTGAAGTGACTGCCACCAGTACTGCACCGGTGGAGGAGGATGCAGCAGTTCCGGCAGAAGAAGTCGCAGCAACAGAGGAAGAAGTTTCCATCTGGGGAATTCCCTTATTAGCTGATGAAAGAAGTGATGTGATCCTTCTCAAGTTCCTCAGAGCCAGAGATTTCAAAGTGAAGGAAGCTTTTGCTATGCTGAAGAGTGTGGTAGCATGGCGTAAGGAGTTTAACATTGATGAACTTTTGGAAGAAGATCTGTCAGGATTAGGACTAGAAAAAGTGGTGTACAATCATGGTGTGGACAAGGAAGGACATCCAGTTTGTTACAATGCATTTGGGGCATTTCAGGACAATGAATTGTATCAGAATACTTTTGCTGATAAGGAGAAAATGGACAAGTTTCTTAGATGGCGTATTCAGTTCATGGAGAAATCAATCAGGAATCTTGATTTTAGCCCTGATGGCATATGCACTTTTGTTCAGGTTAttgatctcaaaaattcaccTGGACTTTACCTTTACAAGAAAGAACTTCGCCAGGCTACCAACCGTGCACTTCAGTTACTCCAGGACAACTACCCTGAATTTGTTGCCAAGCAG GTGTTCATCAATGTGCCATGGTGGTATCCAGCTTACTACAGGATGATCAATGCACTTTTCACTACCAGGACCAAGAGCAAGTTTGTGTTTGCTGGTGCTTCAAGATCTGCTGAGACTCTCTTCAA ATACATTGTCCCTGAGCAAGTTCCAGTTCAATACGGTGGACTTAGCAGGGAGGGTGAACAGGAATTCACCATTGCTGACTCTGCCACTGAGGATACCGTTAAGCCTGCTTCCAAACACACCATTGAATTTCCAGTTACTGAG AAGAGTAATTTTGTGTGGGAAGCAAGAGTAGTAGGATGGGATGTGTGTTATGGAGCTGAATTTGTGCCAAGTGCTGAAGGTGGATACACGATCATCGTCGAGAAATCAAGAAAGATTGCAGCAGCAAATGAAACGGTGATCACCAACAACTATACCGCGCCAGAAGCAGGGAAGATGGTGCTTACATTTGATAACCAAACATCTAAGAGGAAGAAGCTTGTCTACAGATCCAAGGCCAAGTCTTCTGATTAA